In Nematostella vectensis chromosome 11, jaNemVect1.1, whole genome shotgun sequence, a genomic segment contains:
- the LOC116601208 gene encoding uncharacterized protein LOC116601208, protein MFNLEGFVHSLSPVKHAKKKHRKPYFDCLVQTGEAEKVRAVCYDPQLRKNLLEPYQNKSPIKITATKRMASTSTSEEFRMTKKSKITSAAPEFSYNSQVVSSIVTVQEALSAPEYKAVDIVAKVVTKNHENQLIIKQGQQLKKSDCIIGDEHSTIKLTLWEDLIDRVECGKTYTFKNVRIRVFDDVKYLSTNTSTSIEPADRQIHDINLTSEQFAENIIEGRFIGANVKAANSCVVCNTTLNQDDSEDDMITCPLPTCQTMLFSECQTKLVCNLTVKKTDGKMQMYTCFNDGLQSFLISINKGDTRIDDLSPKELNKLFLTAGTKQLIVDNSTSVIHQVLF, encoded by the coding sequence ATGTTCAACTTAGAGGGTTTTGTTCATAGCCTAAGTCCTGTTAAGcatgcgaaaaaaaaacacagaaaaccaTACTTTGACTGTCTTGTCCAAACTGGAGAAGCTGAAAAGGTCCGTGCCGTGTGCTATGACCCACAGCTAAGAAAAAATCTCCTTGAACCATACCAAAATAAATCACCAATAAAAATCACAGCCACCAAAAGAATGGCTAGCACCAGTACCTCTGAAGAGTTCAGAATGACGAAAAAATCAAAGATAACATCAGCAGCGCCAGAATTCTCATATAACTCCCAAGTTGTCTCATCTATTGTGACGGTGCAAGAAGCGTTATCAGCGCCAGAATACAAGGCAGTTGACATTGTTGCTAAGGTGGTAACAAAGAATCACGAAAATCAATTGATCATTAAACAAGGTCAACAGCTAAAGAAATCAGACTGTATCATTGGTGATGAGCATAGCACAATAAAACTCACTCTCTGGGAAGACCTCATTGACAGAGTAGAATGTGGAAAAACGTACACATTTAAGAATGTTAGAATCAGAGTATTTGATGACGTTAAATATCTATCTACAAATACTTCAACATCAATTGAACCAGCTGATCGACAAATCCATGACATAAACTTAACATCTGAGCAATTTGCTGAAAATATTATCGAGGGACGGTTTATCGGTGCCAATGTGAAAGCAGCAAACTCTTGTGTTGTATGCAACACCACGCTAAATCAAGATGATAGTGAAGATGACATGATAACATGTCCCCTGCCAACTTGCCAAACAATGCTCTTTTCAGAATGCCAAACAAAACTGGTTTGCAACTTAACTGTCAAGAAAACTGATGGCAAAATGCAGATGTACACATGCTTTAATGATGGCCTGCAAAGTTTTCTCATCTCCATCAACAAAGGCGACACTAGAATAGATGACTTATCACCTAAAGAACTGAACAAGCTTTTCTTAACTGCTGGAACTAAGCAACTTATTGTGGATAATTCAACCTCTGTCATTCATCAGGTTCTCTTTTAG
- the LOC5517527 gene encoding tetratricopeptide repeat protein 28 isoform X3, whose amino-acid sequence MSEGKPFSDWGVAEWDAIGSVWSNLPDIFGFLIMWGMTMSPLTPDQQIRLLKVCYDISYLLGSSKMMMCVYLKAGDTFSKIAQYENAMSCYTAAMEIAKSNDDNQTQAACYRLMGEIHCRLHDYNQSMENFQHALSLCQKTGDVSGQAEAYHGMGNVHRSQGKYEDAMNNYQHALSLFQKTGDESGQAEAYHGMGNVHRSQGKYEDAMNNYQHALSLFQKTGDESGQAEAYHGMGNVHRSQGKYEDAMNNYQHALSLCQKTGDESGQAEAYHGMGNVHRSQGKYEDAMNNYQHALSLCQKTGDESGQANAYHGMGKVQSFQAKYEDALNNYQHALSLFQKAGDQEGQANAYGAMAIIHGVICKYEEEKKCIRQAISLAATLENVQPNLGKRGGLYTKSGDFNEANKCYEKLLDSCLKNGDVVGQEQKHVMMGMLHLSQGNLDKAMECCQQAIDKCEKSGSTYRESILYWMMAEVHFIRLNYKEALEYFLLAEYYSPKTSTRFLSYIYQGIGKLYICMGQFEDAESYLLKSFICYEQIFTNLGKLEEAKTNIVDTYIEAYHWLVFVSVVLGKKSQALLVSEQGRSRALSENLQTKYGLQGDATKSSLDQEVCLLVSGTSPLFVVVSLSDIYLHLFTLSSLTPLVVHPAAMQMTDEAEQWLSLLKYLINRVICDANRHVRQNRDDTFEDRSLDLDYDDESEQQHVLTELARVTLGSKGSEKTNEIGGESSGNRKDKSFAKMRGGDSECHLATRSPLPHTTGKPKASDEGTSGKVPQEHEEDVCVIHIASHGDSQTGEILVAPEPRMDKHDTAEKEEYLLTMKEISSC is encoded by the exons ATGTCTGAGGGCAAGCCTTTTTCTGACTGGGGCGTGGCCGAGTGGGACGCCATTGGCAGTGTGTGGTCCAACCTTCCCGACATATTCGGTTTCCTGATTATGTGGGGGATGACCATGAGCCCGCTGACACCAGACCAGCAGATTCGTTTACTGAAAGTATGTTACGATATTTCGTACTTGCTCGGGAGCAGCAAGATGATGATGTGTGTGTATTTGAAAGCGGGCGacacattttctaaaatagcGCAGTATGAAAATGCAATGTCATGTTATACAGCTGCTATGGAAATAGCGAAATCAAATGATGACAATCAGACTCAAGCAGCTTGTTATAGATTGATGGGTGAAATTCATTGCAGGCTGCACGATTACAATCAGTCAATGGAGAATTTCCAACACGCACTTAGTCTATGtcaaaagacaggtgacgTGAGTGGTCAAGCTGAAGCATACCATGGTATGGGTAATGTGCACAGGTCTcagggcaagtacgaggacgcaatgaataactaccaacacgcacttagtctatttcaaaagacaggtgacgAGAGTGGTCAAGCTGAAGCATACCATGGTATGGGTAATGTGCACAGGTCTcagggcaagtacgaggacgcaatgaataactaccaacacgcacttagtctatttcaaaagacaggtgacgAGAGTGGTCAAGCTGAAGCATACCATGGTATGGGTAATGTGCACAGGTCTcagggcaagtacgaggacgcaatgaataactaccaacacgcacttagtctatgtcaaaagacaggtgacgAGAGTGGTCAAGCTGAAGCATACCATGGTATGGGTAATGTGCACAGGTCTcagggcaagtacgaggacgcaatgaataactaccaacacgcacttagtctatgtcaaaagacaggtgacgAGAGTGGTCAAGCTAATGCATACCATGGTATGGGTAAAGTGCAAAGCTTTCAGGCCAAGTACGAGGACGCAttgaataactaccaacacGCACTCAGTCTATTTCAAAAGGCAGGTGACCAGGAGGGTCAAGCTAATGCATACGGCGCTATGGCGATTATTCACGGAGTTATTTGTAAATACGAGGAGGAGAAGAAATGCATTCGTCAAGCAATCAGTCTTGCTGCAACGTTAGAGAACGTGCAGCCCAACCTAGGGAAGCGTGGAGGACTATACACGAAAAGTGGAGACTTCAACGAGGCGAACAAGTGTTACGAAAAGCTGCTTGATTCATGTTTAAAGAATGGCGACGTAGTTGGGCAAGAACAGAAACATGTTATGATGGGTATGCTGCACCTGTCTCAAGGTAACCTCGATAAGGCTATGGAGTGCTGCCAACAAGCGATAGATAAGTGCGAGAAGAGTGGTAGCACGTATAGAGAATCAATATTGTATTGGATGATGGCTGAAGTGCATTTTATTCGTCTTAACTACAAGGAGGCACTTGAGTACTTCCTGCTTGCAGAATATTATTCTCCGAAAACTAGCACTCGCTTTCTTTCTTATATATACCAGGGTATCGGCAAGTTGTATATCTGTATGGGCCAGTTTGAAGATGCGGAATCGTATCTTTTAAAAAGCTTCATTTGTTACGAGCAAATCTTCACTAATCTTGGAAAGCTAGAAGAAGCAAAAACTAATATCGTAGATACCTATATTGAAGCATATCACTGGCTAGTCTTTGTGTCAGTTGTACTCGGGAAAAAGAGCCAAGCCTTGTTGGTGTCAGAGCAAGGAAGATCGCGCGCCCTTAGTGAAAACCTTCAAACCAAATATGGACTTCAAGGAGATGCAACAAAGAGCTCATTAGACCAAGAAGTATGTTTGTTAGTCAGTGGTACCTCGcccttgtttgttgttgtatcATTGAGTGATATATACCTTCACTTATTCACTCTCTCATCTCTAACTCCGTTAGTTGTACATCCCGCAGCAATGCAAATGACAGATGAAGCGGAACAATGGCTATCTCTTCTCAAATACCTGATCAACAGAGTTATATGTGATGCAAATCGGCACGTCCGTCAAAATCGCGATGATACCTTCGAAGACAGATCGCTGGACCTGGACTATGATGACGAGTCTGAACAACAACACGTGCTGACAGAACTCGCAAGGGTAACACTAGGGTCCAAGGGCTCAGAGAAGACGAATGAAATCGGAGGCGAATCAAGCGGGAACAGAAAAGACAAGAGTTTCGCCAAGATGCGGGGCGGAGATAGTGAGTGTCACCTTGCTACCAGGTCTCCTTTACCACATACCACAGGAAAACCGAAGGCGAGTGACGAGGGTACTAGCGGTAAAGTACCACAGGAGCACGAAGAAGACGTCT GTGTTATACACATCGCTTCGCACGGTGACTCACAGACGGGTGAAATATTAGTCGCACCAGAACCACGCATGGATAAGCATGATACCGCCGAAAAAGAGGAATACCTCCTGACGATGAAGGAAATCAGCTCGTGTTAA
- the LOC5517527 gene encoding uncharacterized protein LOC5517527 isoform X1, with protein sequence MSEGKPFSDWGVAEWDAIGSVWSNLPDIFGFLIMWGMTMSPLTPDQQIRLLKVCYDISYLLGSSKMMMCVYLKAGDTFSKIAQYENAMSCYTAAMEIAKSNDDNQTQAACYRLMGEIHCRLHDYNQSMENFQHALSLCQKTGDVSGQAEAYHGMGNVHRSQGKYEDAMNNYQHALSLFQKTGDESGQAEAYHGMGNVHRSQGKYEDAMNNYQHALSLFQKTGDESGQAEAYHGMGNVHRSQGKYEDAMNNYQHALSLCQKTGDESGQAEAYHGMGNVHRSQGKYEDAMNNYQHALSLCQKTGDESGQANAYHGMGKVQSFQAKYEDALNNYQHALSLFQKAGDQEGQANAYGAMAIIHGVICKYEEEKKCIRQAISLAATLENVQPNLGKRGGLYTKSGDFNEANKCYEKLLDSCLKNGDVVGQEQKHVMMGMLHLSQGNLDKAMECCQQAIDKCEKSGSTYRESILYWMMAEVHFIRLNYKEALEYFLLAEYYSPKTSTRFLSYIYQGIGKLYICMGQFEDAESYLLKSFICYEQIFTNLGKLEEAKTNIVDTYIEAYHWLVFVSVVLGKKSQALLVSEQGRSRALSENLQTKYGLQGDATKSSLDQEVCLLVSGTSPLFVVVSLSDIYLHLFTLSSLTPLVVHPAAMQMTDEAEQWLSLLKYLINRVICDANRHVRQNRDDTFEDRSLDLDYDDESEQQHVLTELARVTLGSKGSEKTNEIGGESSGNRKDKSFAKMRGGDSECHLATRSPLPHTTGKPKASDEGTSGKVPQEHEEDVCSPPPIGSAETQRGSGLLKELYRILIEPIEKELTQVEVVFVPEGVTFMVPFGALQSPDGRFLAEKKAIRFGPSLTSLKLLRECPEDKHCKHGVLVVANPRSNANVFTRNRSGADVVMSFHERFANLPAASKEAIKIREILPDVTCLIEYQATKNAVMQSLEKGVGVIHIASHGDSQTGEILVAPEPRMDKHDTAEKEEYLLTMKEISSC encoded by the coding sequence ATGTCTGAGGGCAAGCCTTTTTCTGACTGGGGCGTGGCCGAGTGGGACGCCATTGGCAGTGTGTGGTCCAACCTTCCCGACATATTCGGTTTCCTGATTATGTGGGGGATGACCATGAGCCCGCTGACACCAGACCAGCAGATTCGTTTACTGAAAGTATGTTACGATATTTCGTACTTGCTCGGGAGCAGCAAGATGATGATGTGTGTGTATTTGAAAGCGGGCGacacattttctaaaatagcGCAGTATGAAAATGCAATGTCATGTTATACAGCTGCTATGGAAATAGCGAAATCAAATGATGACAATCAGACTCAAGCAGCTTGTTATAGATTGATGGGTGAAATTCATTGCAGGCTGCACGATTACAATCAGTCAATGGAGAATTTCCAACACGCACTTAGTCTATGtcaaaagacaggtgacgTGAGTGGTCAAGCTGAAGCATACCATGGTATGGGTAATGTGCACAGGTCTcagggcaagtacgaggacgcaatgaataactaccaacacgcacttagtctatttcaaaagacaggtgacgAGAGTGGTCAAGCTGAAGCATACCATGGTATGGGTAATGTGCACAGGTCTcagggcaagtacgaggacgcaatgaataactaccaacacgcacttagtctatttcaaaagacaggtgacgAGAGTGGTCAAGCTGAAGCATACCATGGTATGGGTAATGTGCACAGGTCTcagggcaagtacgaggacgcaatgaataactaccaacacgcacttagtctatgtcaaaagacaggtgacgAGAGTGGTCAAGCTGAAGCATACCATGGTATGGGTAATGTGCACAGGTCTcagggcaagtacgaggacgcaatgaataactaccaacacgcacttagtctatgtcaaaagacaggtgacgAGAGTGGTCAAGCTAATGCATACCATGGTATGGGTAAAGTGCAAAGCTTTCAGGCCAAGTACGAGGACGCAttgaataactaccaacacGCACTCAGTCTATTTCAAAAGGCAGGTGACCAGGAGGGTCAAGCTAATGCATACGGCGCTATGGCGATTATTCACGGAGTTATTTGTAAATACGAGGAGGAGAAGAAATGCATTCGTCAAGCAATCAGTCTTGCTGCAACGTTAGAGAACGTGCAGCCCAACCTAGGGAAGCGTGGAGGACTATACACGAAAAGTGGAGACTTCAACGAGGCGAACAAGTGTTACGAAAAGCTGCTTGATTCATGTTTAAAGAATGGCGACGTAGTTGGGCAAGAACAGAAACATGTTATGATGGGTATGCTGCACCTGTCTCAAGGTAACCTCGATAAGGCTATGGAGTGCTGCCAACAAGCGATAGATAAGTGCGAGAAGAGTGGTAGCACGTATAGAGAATCAATATTGTATTGGATGATGGCTGAAGTGCATTTTATTCGTCTTAACTACAAGGAGGCACTTGAGTACTTCCTGCTTGCAGAATATTATTCTCCGAAAACTAGCACTCGCTTTCTTTCTTATATATACCAGGGTATCGGCAAGTTGTATATCTGTATGGGCCAGTTTGAAGATGCGGAATCGTATCTTTTAAAAAGCTTCATTTGTTACGAGCAAATCTTCACTAATCTTGGAAAGCTAGAAGAAGCAAAAACTAATATCGTAGATACCTATATTGAAGCATATCACTGGCTAGTCTTTGTGTCAGTTGTACTCGGGAAAAAGAGCCAAGCCTTGTTGGTGTCAGAGCAAGGAAGATCGCGCGCCCTTAGTGAAAACCTTCAAACCAAATATGGACTTCAAGGAGATGCAACAAAGAGCTCATTAGACCAAGAAGTATGTTTGTTAGTCAGTGGTACCTCGcccttgtttgttgttgtatcATTGAGTGATATATACCTTCACTTATTCACTCTCTCATCTCTAACTCCGTTAGTTGTACATCCCGCAGCAATGCAAATGACAGATGAAGCGGAACAATGGCTATCTCTTCTCAAATACCTGATCAACAGAGTTATATGTGATGCAAATCGGCACGTCCGTCAAAATCGCGATGATACCTTCGAAGACAGATCGCTGGACCTGGACTATGATGACGAGTCTGAACAACAACACGTGCTGACAGAACTCGCAAGGGTAACACTAGGGTCCAAGGGCTCAGAGAAGACGAATGAAATCGGAGGCGAATCAAGCGGGAACAGAAAAGACAAGAGTTTCGCCAAGATGCGGGGCGGAGATAGTGAGTGTCACCTTGCTACCAGGTCTCCTTTACCACATACCACAGGAAAACCGAAGGCGAGTGACGAGGGTACTAGCGGTAAAGTACCACAGGAGCACGAAGAAGACGTCTGTTCGCCACCCCCAATAGGCAGTGCCGAGACACAGAGAGGGTCCGGTCTACTAAAAGAGCTGTACCGGATACTGATTGAACCAATTGAGAAGGAACTCACCCAAGTTGAAGTCGTGTTTGTTCCTGAAGGAGTTACGTTCATGGTCCCATTCGGCGCTCTGCAGTCGCCAGACGGGAGATTCCTCGCTGAGAAAAAGGCAATTCGTTTCGGCCCATCACTCACTTCTCTTAAGTTACTGCGAGAATGTCCTGAAGACAAGCACTGCAAACATGGTGTACTTGTCGTTGCGAATCCAAGATCGAACGCAAACGTATTTACACGCAACAGGAGTGGAGCCGACGTGGTGATGTCTTTTCACGAGAGGTTTGCAAATCTCCCTGCAGCAAGTAAGGAAGCTATCAAGATCAGAGAAATACTGCCCGACGTGACATGTTTGATCGAGTACCAAGCGACCAAGAATGCGGTGATGCAGAGTCTCGAGAAAGGCGTCGGTGTTATACACATCGCTTCGCACGGTGACTCACAGACGGGTGAAATATTAGTCGCACCAGAACCACGCATGGATAAGCATGATACCGCCGAAAAAGAGGAATACCTCCTGACGATGAAGGAAATCAGCTCGTGTTAA
- the LOC5517527 gene encoding tetratricopeptide repeat protein 28 isoform X2 produces MSEGKPFSDWGVAEWDAIGSVWSNLPDIFGFLIMWGMTMSPLTPDQQIRLLKVCYDISYLLGSSKMMMCVYLKAGDTFSKIAQYENAMSCYTAAMEIAKSNDDNQTQAACYRLMGEIHCRLHDYNQSMENFQHALSLCQKTGDESGQAEAYHGMGNVHRSQGKYEDAMNNYQHALSLCQKTGDESGQANAYHGMGKVQSFQAKYEDALNNYQHALSLFQKAGDQEGQANAYGAMAIIHGVICKYEEEKKCIRQAISLAATLENVQPNLGKRGGLYTKSGDFNEANKCYEKLLDSCLKNGDVVGQEQKHVMMGMLHLSQGNLDKAMECCQQAIDKCEKSGSTYRESILYWMMAEVHFIRLNYKEALEYFLLAEYYSPKTSTRFLSYIYQGIGKLYICMGQFEDAESYLLKSFICYEQIFTNLGKLEEAKTNIVDTYIEAYHWLVFVSVVLGKKSQALLVSEQGRSRALSENLQTKYGLQGDATKSSLDQEVCLLVSGTSPLFVVVSLSDIYLHLFTLSSLTPLVVHPAAMQMTDEAEQWLSLLKYLINRVICDANRHVRQNRDDTFEDRSLDLDYDDESEQQHVLTELARVTLGSKGSEKTNEIGGESSGNRKDKSFAKMRGGDSECHLATRSPLPHTTGKPKASDEGTSGKVPQEHEEDVCSPPPIGSAETQRGSGLLKELYRILIEPIEKELTQVEVVFVPEGVTFMVPFGALQSPDGRFLAEKKAIRFGPSLTSLKLLRECPEDKHCKHGVLVVANPRSNANVFTRNRSGADVVMSFHERFANLPAASKEAIKIREILPDVTCLIEYQATKNAVMQSLEKGVGVIHIASHGDSQTGEILVAPEPRMDKHDTAEKEEYLLTMKEISSC; encoded by the exons ATGTCTGAGGGCAAGCCTTTTTCTGACTGGGGCGTGGCCGAGTGGGACGCCATTGGCAGTGTGTGGTCCAACCTTCCCGACATATTCGGTTTCCTGATTATGTGGGGGATGACCATGAGCCCGCTGACACCAGACCAGCAGATTCGTTTACTGAAAGTATGTTACGATATTTCGTACTTGCTCGGGAGCAGCAAGATGATGATGTGTGTGTATTTGAAAGCGGGCGacacattttctaaaatagcGCAGTATGAAAATGCAATGTCATGTTATACAGCTGCTATGGAAATAGCGAAATCAAATGATGACAATCAGACTCAAGCAGCTTGTTATAGATTGATGGGTGAAATTCATTGCAGGCTGCACGATTACAATCAGTCAATGGAGAATTTCCAACACGCACTTAGTCTAT gtcaaaagacaggtgacgAGAGTGGTCAAGCTGAAGCATACCATGGTATGGGTAATGTGCACAGGTCTcagggcaagtacgaggacgcaatgaataactaccaacacgcacttagtctatgtcaaaagacaggtgacgAGAGTGGTCAAGCTAATGCATACCATGGTATGGGTAAAGTGCAAAGCTTTCAGGCCAAGTACGAGGACGCAttgaataactaccaacacGCACTCAGTCTATTTCAAAAGGCAGGTGACCAGGAGGGTCAAGCTAATGCATACGGCGCTATGGCGATTATTCACGGAGTTATTTGTAAATACGAGGAGGAGAAGAAATGCATTCGTCAAGCAATCAGTCTTGCTGCAACGTTAGAGAACGTGCAGCCCAACCTAGGGAAGCGTGGAGGACTATACACGAAAAGTGGAGACTTCAACGAGGCGAACAAGTGTTACGAAAAGCTGCTTGATTCATGTTTAAAGAATGGCGACGTAGTTGGGCAAGAACAGAAACATGTTATGATGGGTATGCTGCACCTGTCTCAAGGTAACCTCGATAAGGCTATGGAGTGCTGCCAACAAGCGATAGATAAGTGCGAGAAGAGTGGTAGCACGTATAGAGAATCAATATTGTATTGGATGATGGCTGAAGTGCATTTTATTCGTCTTAACTACAAGGAGGCACTTGAGTACTTCCTGCTTGCAGAATATTATTCTCCGAAAACTAGCACTCGCTTTCTTTCTTATATATACCAGGGTATCGGCAAGTTGTATATCTGTATGGGCCAGTTTGAAGATGCGGAATCGTATCTTTTAAAAAGCTTCATTTGTTACGAGCAAATCTTCACTAATCTTGGAAAGCTAGAAGAAGCAAAAACTAATATCGTAGATACCTATATTGAAGCATATCACTGGCTAGTCTTTGTGTCAGTTGTACTCGGGAAAAAGAGCCAAGCCTTGTTGGTGTCAGAGCAAGGAAGATCGCGCGCCCTTAGTGAAAACCTTCAAACCAAATATGGACTTCAAGGAGATGCAACAAAGAGCTCATTAGACCAAGAAGTATGTTTGTTAGTCAGTGGTACCTCGcccttgtttgttgttgtatcATTGAGTGATATATACCTTCACTTATTCACTCTCTCATCTCTAACTCCGTTAGTTGTACATCCCGCAGCAATGCAAATGACAGATGAAGCGGAACAATGGCTATCTCTTCTCAAATACCTGATCAACAGAGTTATATGTGATGCAAATCGGCACGTCCGTCAAAATCGCGATGATACCTTCGAAGACAGATCGCTGGACCTGGACTATGATGACGAGTCTGAACAACAACACGTGCTGACAGAACTCGCAAGGGTAACACTAGGGTCCAAGGGCTCAGAGAAGACGAATGAAATCGGAGGCGAATCAAGCGGGAACAGAAAAGACAAGAGTTTCGCCAAGATGCGGGGCGGAGATAGTGAGTGTCACCTTGCTACCAGGTCTCCTTTACCACATACCACAGGAAAACCGAAGGCGAGTGACGAGGGTACTAGCGGTAAAGTACCACAGGAGCACGAAGAAGACGTCTGTTCGCCACCCCCAATAGGCAGTGCCGAGACACAGAGAGGGTCCGGTCTACTAAAAGAGCTGTACCGGATACTGATTGAACCAATTGAGAAGGAACTCACCCAAGTTGAAGTCGTGTTTGTTCCTGAAGGAGTTACGTTCATGGTCCCATTCGGCGCTCTGCAGTCGCCAGACGGGAGATTCCTCGCTGAGAAAAAGGCAATTCGTTTCGGCCCATCACTCACTTCTCTTAAGTTACTGCGAGAATGTCCTGAAGACAAGCACTGCAAACATGGTGTACTTGTCGTTGCGAATCCAAGATCGAACGCAAACGTATTTACACGCAACAGGAGTGGAGCCGACGTGGTGATGTCTTTTCACGAGAGGTTTGCAAATCTCCCTGCAGCAAGTAAGGAAGCTATCAAGATCAGAGAAATACTGCCCGACGTGACATGTTTGATCGAGTACCAAGCGACCAAGAATGCGGTGATGCAGAGTCTCGAGAAAGGCGTCGGTGTTATACACATCGCTTCGCACGGTGACTCACAGACGGGTGAAATATTAGTCGCACCAGAACCACGCATGGATAAGCATGATACCGCCGAAAAAGAGGAATACCTCCTGACGATGAAGGAAATCAGCTCGTGTTAA